The Malus domestica chromosome 10, GDT2T_hap1 genome contains a region encoding:
- the LOC103422200 gene encoding uncharacterized protein isoform X2 gives MSASSNGRDLAGLSLDDLLLAPAAAKHPPPPPALPPTISGRTLLDIIRDEEPKSYRALIGKKDKKAWKSFKDRLLLKRAGSAWTSSVRVPTSDIPIRNTANYASNRHHHPRSHNSRRGSVRYVTPESNLDMTHQERQIARRGSTRFSPNASIPSDEVDADNPRASMFTRRSSVRFTADEVATDSPRRRLSAALEEERSLSAREAMAAQEAAEAAAAASAASEEAAEAEEETRNEMPSVETGAAAGTAEPVRMSLMDLLEETDRQMGVESRYTMDEDEDEECEEEEEEEEEEAAAEEGNVEYNCCVCMVRHKGAAFIPCGHTFCRMCSRELWVQRGNCPLCNNFILEILDIF, from the coding sequence ATGTCAGCAAGTAGCAACGGGAGAGACTTAGCCGGATTGAGCCTAGACGACTTGTTGCTGGCCCCTGCAGCCGCCAAACACCCCCCTCCACCGCCAGCACTTCCCCCCACAATCTCGGGTCGGACCCTACTCGATATAATCCGCGACGAGGAGCCCAAGTCCTACCGGGCCCTGATTGGCAAGAAGGATAAGAAAGCCTGGAAGTCGTTCAAAGACCGCCTCCTACTCAAACGCGCCGGCTCCGCCTGGACTTCCTCCGTCCGTGTCCCCACCTCCGATATCCCTATCCGGAACACAGCTAACTACGCTTCCAATCGCCACCACCACCCGCGATCTCACAACTCGCGTCGCGGCTCGGTTCGTTACGTCACCCCCGAGTCCAATCTCGACATGACTCACCAGGAGAGGCAGATTGCGCGGCGGGGCTCCACCCGGTTCAGCCCCAACGCCTCGATTCCGTCCGACGAGGTGGATGCGGACAACCCCCGCGCCTCGATGTTCACTCGCCGGAGCTCCGTGCGGTTCACGGCCGACGAAGTCGCGACTGACTCCCCAAGGCGGCGATTGTCGGCGGCGTTGGAAGAGGAGAGATCGCTGTCGGCGAGAGAAGCGATGGCGGCGCAGGAGGCCGCTGAAGCTGCCGCCGCGGCATCGGCGGCGTCGGAAGAGGCCGCTGAGGCAGAAGAAGAGACCAGGAACGAAATGCCGTCCGTGGAGACGGGTGCGGCGGCGGGTACGGCGGAGCCGGTGAGGATGTCGTTGATGGACTTGTTGGAAGAGACGGACAGGCAGATGGGGGTGGAGTCGAGGTACACGATGGACGAGGACGAGGATGAGGAGTgcgaggaggaagaggaagaggaggaggaggaggcagcGGCGGAAGAAGGGAATGTGGAGTATAACTGCTGCGTGTGCATGGTGAGGCATAAAGGGGCTGCGTTTATCCCCTGCGGGCACACGTTCTGCAGGATGTGCTCCCGAGAGCTGTGGGTCCAGCGGGGCAATTGTCCGCTCTGCAACAATTTCATCTTGGAAATTCTGGATATTTTCTGA
- the LOC103422237 gene encoding uncharacterized protein, translated as MVFVKAPKNILYVRKKARLLETSIDSLVPSISPFLVTTSPPAPKPSTINFFFFSVSAFSLRAQKSISERGNQRDRDRERAQARSGGNKSKSKNDGLTPEQRRERDAKALQEKAKKKAAAEQAGGINAGGKK; from the exons atGGTTTTCGTTAAAGCtcccaaaaatattttatatGTGCGAAAAAAAGCGCGGCTTCTCGAGACTTCCATAGATTCTTTGGTTCCCAGCATCTCCCCCTTTTTAGTCACCACCTCTCCTCCGGCCCCAAAACCCAGTACCAtcaacttcttcttctttagcGTCTCCGCGTTTTCTCtacgagctcagaaatcgatcag CGAACGCGGAAACCAGAGGGATCGAGACCGCGAAAGGGCTCAGGCCAGGTCCGGCGGCAAtaaatccaagtccaaaaacgACGGATTAACCCCCGAACAACGCCGCGAAAG GGACGCAAAAGCGCTGCAGGAGAAGGCGAAGAAGAAGGCAGCGGCCGAGCAGGCGGGAGGGATCAATGCCGGTGGGAAAAAATGA
- the LOC103422200 gene encoding uncharacterized protein isoform X1, translating to MEGRRRLTLLDQMSASSNGRDLAGLSLDDLLLAPAAAKHPPPPPALPPTISGRTLLDIIRDEEPKSYRALIGKKDKKAWKSFKDRLLLKRAGSAWTSSVRVPTSDIPIRNTANYASNRHHHPRSHNSRRGSVRYVTPESNLDMTHQERQIARRGSTRFSPNASIPSDEVDADNPRASMFTRRSSVRFTADEVATDSPRRRLSAALEEERSLSAREAMAAQEAAEAAAAASAASEEAAEAEEETRNEMPSVETGAAAGTAEPVRMSLMDLLEETDRQMGVESRYTMDEDEDEECEEEEEEEEEEAAAEEGNVEYNCCVCMVRHKGAAFIPCGHTFCRMCSRELWVQRGNCPLCNNFILEILDIF from the coding sequence ATGGAAGGTCGCCGGAGGCTAACGCTTCTCGATCAGATGTCAGCAAGTAGCAACGGGAGAGACTTAGCCGGATTGAGCCTAGACGACTTGTTGCTGGCCCCTGCAGCCGCCAAACACCCCCCTCCACCGCCAGCACTTCCCCCCACAATCTCGGGTCGGACCCTACTCGATATAATCCGCGACGAGGAGCCCAAGTCCTACCGGGCCCTGATTGGCAAGAAGGATAAGAAAGCCTGGAAGTCGTTCAAAGACCGCCTCCTACTCAAACGCGCCGGCTCCGCCTGGACTTCCTCCGTCCGTGTCCCCACCTCCGATATCCCTATCCGGAACACAGCTAACTACGCTTCCAATCGCCACCACCACCCGCGATCTCACAACTCGCGTCGCGGCTCGGTTCGTTACGTCACCCCCGAGTCCAATCTCGACATGACTCACCAGGAGAGGCAGATTGCGCGGCGGGGCTCCACCCGGTTCAGCCCCAACGCCTCGATTCCGTCCGACGAGGTGGATGCGGACAACCCCCGCGCCTCGATGTTCACTCGCCGGAGCTCCGTGCGGTTCACGGCCGACGAAGTCGCGACTGACTCCCCAAGGCGGCGATTGTCGGCGGCGTTGGAAGAGGAGAGATCGCTGTCGGCGAGAGAAGCGATGGCGGCGCAGGAGGCCGCTGAAGCTGCCGCCGCGGCATCGGCGGCGTCGGAAGAGGCCGCTGAGGCAGAAGAAGAGACCAGGAACGAAATGCCGTCCGTGGAGACGGGTGCGGCGGCGGGTACGGCGGAGCCGGTGAGGATGTCGTTGATGGACTTGTTGGAAGAGACGGACAGGCAGATGGGGGTGGAGTCGAGGTACACGATGGACGAGGACGAGGATGAGGAGTgcgaggaggaagaggaagaggaggaggaggaggcagcGGCGGAAGAAGGGAATGTGGAGTATAACTGCTGCGTGTGCATGGTGAGGCATAAAGGGGCTGCGTTTATCCCCTGCGGGCACACGTTCTGCAGGATGTGCTCCCGAGAGCTGTGGGTCCAGCGGGGCAATTGTCCGCTCTGCAACAATTTCATCTTGGAAATTCTGGATATTTTCTGA